In Scyliorhinus torazame isolate Kashiwa2021f unplaced genomic scaffold, sScyTor2.1 scaffold_831, whole genome shotgun sequence, a single genomic region encodes these proteins:
- the LOC140406739 gene encoding uncharacterized protein: protein MASVLPVLLFCLFLQCIPTYSESPCMIANGTSADQFDLTVDPGAYMPNTEYNVTISGIETQVRVALSAVMNGSSFGSWMDNSSMCQGIYENRNTSMKYVWTSPGYPANNVKIRAYVKVSNKTYFLQYNLTNSITTATPNTSPSSGAMTTSAASNASPATGTMTTSAASNASPSSGAMTTSAASNANPSSGTMTTSAASNASPASGTMTTSAASNASPASGTMTTSAASNANPSSGTMTTSAASNASPASGTMTTSAASNASPASGTMTTSAASNANPSSGTMTTSAASNASPASGTMTTSAASNANVTNVNEATSTKPIVTTTANAMSAFKTSSGFVITLVFFVLIAVQQSLSQ from the exons ATGGCTTCAGTTTTACCAGTGCTCCTTTTTTGCCTGTTCCTTCAATGTATACCAACCTATTCTGAAAGTCCTTGCATGATTGCGAATGGTACCAGCGCTGACCAATTCGATCTAACTGTTGATCCGGGTGCTTACATGCCAAATACAGAGTATAATG TTACCATTTCAGGAATTGAAACTCAGGTTCGAGTGGCTCTATCAGCTGTGATGAACGGCAGCAGCTTTGGTTCTTGGATGGATAACTCATCAATGTGTCAGGGCATTTATGAGAACAGAAATACGTCAATGAAGTACGTCTGGACTTCACCTGGATACCCCGCAAACAATGTGAAAATTAG AGCATACGTCAAGGTATCTAATAAGACATATTTTCTACAGTACAACCTCACGAATT CTATCACCACTGCTACACCCAATACCAGTCCATCCTCTGGAGCCATGACCACCTCAGCCGCATCCAATGCCAGTCCAGCCACTGGAACCATGACCACCTCAGCTGCATCCAATGCCAGTCCATCCTCTGGAGCCATGACCACCTCAGCCGCATCCAATGCCAATCCATCCTCTGGAACCATGACCACCTCAGCCGCATCCAATGCCAGTCCAGCCTCTGGAACCATGACCACCTCAGCCGCATCCAATGCCAGTCCAGCCTCTGGAACCATGACCACCTCAGCTGCATCCAATGCCAATCCATCCTCTGGAACCATGACCACCTCAGCCGCATCCAATGCCAGTCCAGCCTCTGGAACCATGACCACCTCAGCCGCATCCAATGCCAGTCCAGCCTCTGGAACCATGACCACCTCAGCTGCATCCAATGCCAATCCATCCTCTGGAACCATGACCACCTCAGCCGCATCCAATGCCAGTCCAGCCTCTGGAACCATGACCACCTCAGCCGCATCCAATGCCAATGTGACTAATGTCAATGAGGCCACTTCCACCAAACCAATTGTCACTACCACGGCAAATGCCATGAGCGCCTTCAAAACATCGAGTGGATTTGTCATTACGCTGGTATTCTTTGTACTTATAGCAGTTCAACAATCACTCTCACAATAA